Part of the Tissierellales bacterium genome, GTATCTATTGCATTGTTAGAATACCTTGATTATGAGAAAATTACAAAAAGAGTTAAGGATAAGCGTTATTTATTAAATTAACAAAAATTCATCAGTTTCCATATTACTTTGACGAGGTGATACTTTTATGGATACAAAAGTATTAATAGTAGATGATGATAGGACCTTTGTAAAAGGACTTAGATATAGTCTTGAACAGGATGGATATATTACAAATGCCATCTATAGGGGAAAAGCTTTAATAGAAATTCTAAAAGGGGAGGACTATAATTTAATAATTTTAAATATAATGCTACCAGATGTAGATGGACTAGAATTATGCTTAAAAATTAGAAAAGATTCTTCAATACCAATAATAACTATATCTGAAAAGGATAAAGATATAGATAAAATACTTGCATTGGAATATGGGGCTGACGACTACTTAGCTAAACCTTTTAATGATTTAGAGCTGAAAGCTAGAATAAAGGCTATACTTCGAAGGATTAATATGAATGAATCGAACTTAACTGATCAAGTTATAGAGGTAGATGATTTTAAGATAAATACTTTAGGTAGAAAATTATCTATTAAGG contains:
- a CDS encoding response regulator transcription factor; amino-acid sequence: MDTKVLIVDDDRTFVKGLRYSLEQDGYITNAIYRGKALIEILKGEDYNLIILNIMLPDVDGLELCLKIRKDSSIPIITISEKDKDIDKILALEYGADDYLAKPFNDLELKARIKAILRRINMNESNLTDQVIEVDDFKINTLGRKLSIKGKQINLTAKEFDLFMLLSSHPGKIYTREDLLKAIWDYEYFGDLRTVDVHIRRLREKIERDASQAQYILTKWGEGYYFRNKRD